In Silurus meridionalis isolate SWU-2019-XX chromosome 29, ASM1480568v1, whole genome shotgun sequence, one DNA window encodes the following:
- the si:ch211-152p11.4 gene encoding regulator of G-protein signaling 3 — protein MRRFSSEGSLLDLDIFPWKNESRKDGQSRRVERPGAYMTMPCQGNTADHGTVSLPATPAALQEPASRPAKELSRVDSYSVEDFSELDVAPGLLKVTSLNESFRAYSDSQLAPRSISSEGSVEKDDSQSPCPASSPTLNAFCFNAGGGMHQNRHHVRAKLSAAKLQLKSLFGQSPHASTCNPNLTVTETQEQESSAKQRRSRFTKQWSQVGHAKTRLSRTELEKWAESLDVILNSRVALSVFGAFLRSEFSEENLQFYMACEQYRHSSNNFSLGRRARDITATYIQPGAPREVNLDSKTRDFTLQLLKAPSHNSLCHAQKRIRALLELDCYPRFLQSNIYLTLLQSAQ, from the exons ATGCGTCGCTTTAGTTCAGAAGGCTCACTCCTGGACCTGGACATCTTTCCCTGGAAGAATGAGTCACGGAAGGATGGCCAGTCTCGTAGAGTGGAAAGACCGGGTGCCTATATGACCATGCCATGCCAGGGGAACACAGCGGATCACGGAACAGTGTCTTTGCCTGCGACGCCGGCCGCTTTGCAAGAGCCAGCGAGCAGACCTGCAAAAGAGCTCTCCAGGGTAGACAGTTACAGTGTGGAGGATTTTTCCGAACTAGACGTAGCACCCGGTTTGCTCAAGGTCACCAGTCTCAACGAAAGCTTCAGGGCGTACAGCGACAGTCAGCTGGCACCACGCTCCATCAGCAGCGAGGGGAGTGTCGAGAAGGACGACAGCCAGTCTCCGTGTCCGGCGTCTTCGCCGACGCTCAATGCCTTCTGCTTTAACGCAGGAGGAGGAATGCATCAGAACCGGCACCATGTCCGGGCCAAGCTGTCGGCTGCTAAATTACAACTAAAGAGTCTATTTGGGCAG AGCCCACACGCATCCACTTGCAATCCCAATCTCACTGTAACGGAAACACAGGAGCAGGAAAGCAG TGCCAAACAGCGGCGATCCCGCTTCACGAAGCAGTGGAGTCAGGTGGGTCATGCGAAGACCCGTCTCAGCAGGACGGAGTTGGAGAAATGGGCGGAGTCGCTCGACGTCATTCTTAACAGCAGAG TGGCCCTATCAGTGTTTGGCGCATTCCTGCGTTCGGAGTTCAGCGAGGAAAACCTGCAGTTCTACATGGCCTGTGAGCAGTACAGACATTCATCCAACAACTTCAGCCTGGGCCGACGTGCCAGAGATATCACTGCCACCTACATACAGCCTGGTGCACCTCGTGAG GTAAACCTGGACAGTAAGACTCGAGACTTCACACTGCAGCTGCTGAAAGCTCCATCTCACAACTCCTTGTGCCATGCTCAGAAACGCATCCGTGCCCTACTGGAATTGGACTGTTACCCCCGCTTCTTGCAGTCGAACATCTACCTCACACTCCTACAGAGCGCTCAGTAG
- the atat1 gene encoding alpha-tubulin N-acetyltransferase 1 isoform X1, which translates to MDFPFDLNSLFPERISVLDQNLCCAARKSHGRPDAQNQTATVIDELGKASAKAQKLPVPITSAAKLQANRHHLYLLKDRERNGSRGVAVGYLKVGYKKLFLLDQRGAHVETEPLCVLDFYVTESLQRHGYGLELFHFMLQHKKVEPEQMAYDRPSSKFLAFLEKHFELKHSVPQVNNFVVFESFFRNRSAAQSRKAPPKKLEGEIKPYSLMEREAVREEQKALPWPFTRSTAVPQSPPLVASSPYARSLSVGSSPSHTPRPQPHIPPHLADNCRTKRTSTQGLVARNNLYSRHVNSRGLGLLMAEQLKLPGLKPVLSEKVCDAGGQDTPGHRNTAESTQSQGSSVFRPPLPGVLGKQDSYHVALNNARSVSNAWAARNPRNEEQDLWSWTVAGNQCTSQWVRRKHEFRSTRPW; encoded by the exons ATGGATTTCCCTTTCGACCTGAACTCTCTCTTCCCGGAGAGGATCTCAGTGCTGGATCAAAATCTCTGTTGTGCTGCCCGGAAATCTCATGGAAG acCCGACGCCCAGAATCAGACTGCCACTGTAATTGATGAATTAGGAAAAGCCTCAGCCAAG GCCCAGAAGCTGCCTGTGCCGATAACGAGTGCGGCAAAGCTTCAGGCCAATAGACATCACCTTTACCTGCTGAAGGACAGAGAACGTAACGG GAGCCGTGGAGTTGCAGTAGGATACCTGAAGGTCGGATACAAGAAGCTCTTTCTGCTT GACCAGCGGGGGGCGCATGTGGAGACCGAGCCCTTGTGTGTGCTGGATTTTTATGTGACCGAGAGCCTGCAGAGACACGGATACGGGCTGGAGCTGTTCCACTTCATGCTGCAA CACAAGAAGGTGGAGCCTGAACAGATGGCTTACGACAGACCTTCCTCGAAATTCCTGGCCTTTCTAGAGAAACACTTTGAACTTAAACACAGTGTGCCTCAG GTGAACAACTTTGTGGTGTTTGAGAGCTTCTTCAGGAACAGATCAG CGGCCCAGTCGAGAAAAGCGCCTCCAAAAAAGCTAGAGGGAGAGATCAAACCGTATTCACTAATGGAGAGAGAGG CTGTGAGAGAGGAGCAGAAGGCCCTCCCGTGGCCGTTCACCCGCTCCACGGCCGTTCCTCAGTCTCCTCCTCTGGTGGCATCCTCCCCGTACGCTCGCTCCCTGAGCGTGGGCTCGTCCCCCAGCCACACTCCTCGTCCTCAGCCGCACATTCCTCCCCACCTGGCCGACAATTGCAGGACAAAACGCACCAG CACTCAGGGTTTGGTTGCCAGAAACAACCTTTACAGTCGCCATGTGAACAGTCGAGGCCTGGGGCTCTTAATGGCTGAACAGCTGAAGCTGCCAG GGTTGAAGCCAGTGCTcagtgagaaagtgtgtgacgCAGGGGGACAGGACACACCGGGACATAGAAACACAGCAGAAAG CACACAATCTCAGGGCTCTTCTGTGTTTCGGCCACCGCTCCCGGGTGTTCTCGGAAAGCAGGACTCCTACCATGTGGCTTTAAACAACGCGAGAAGCGTGTCTAATGCCTGGGCGGCGAGGAATCCTAGGAACGAGGAACAAGACCTCTGGTCCTGGACCGTCGCCGGAAATCAATGCACGTCCCAGTGGGTCAGACGGAAACATGAATTTCGCAGCACACGCCCGTGGTGA
- the atat1 gene encoding alpha-tubulin N-acetyltransferase 1 isoform X2, producing the protein MDFPFDLNSLFPERISVLDQNLCCAARKSHGRPDAQNQTATVIDELGKASAKAQKLPVPITSAAKLQANRHHLYLLKDRERNGSRGVAVGYLKVGYKKLFLLDQRGAHVETEPLCVLDFYVTESLQRHGYGLELFHFMLQHKKVEPEQMAYDRPSSKFLAFLEKHFELKHSVPQVNNFVVFESFFRNRSGAPSSPVTDQGMYGFFGPVEKSASKKARGRDQTVFTNGERGCERGAEGPPVAVHPLHGRSSVSSSGGILPVRSLPERGLVPQPHSSSSAAHSSPPGRQLQDKTHQHSGFGCQKQPLQSPCEQSRPGALNG; encoded by the exons ATGGATTTCCCTTTCGACCTGAACTCTCTCTTCCCGGAGAGGATCTCAGTGCTGGATCAAAATCTCTGTTGTGCTGCCCGGAAATCTCATGGAAG acCCGACGCCCAGAATCAGACTGCCACTGTAATTGATGAATTAGGAAAAGCCTCAGCCAAG GCCCAGAAGCTGCCTGTGCCGATAACGAGTGCGGCAAAGCTTCAGGCCAATAGACATCACCTTTACCTGCTGAAGGACAGAGAACGTAACGG GAGCCGTGGAGTTGCAGTAGGATACCTGAAGGTCGGATACAAGAAGCTCTTTCTGCTT GACCAGCGGGGGGCGCATGTGGAGACCGAGCCCTTGTGTGTGCTGGATTTTTATGTGACCGAGAGCCTGCAGAGACACGGATACGGGCTGGAGCTGTTCCACTTCATGCTGCAA CACAAGAAGGTGGAGCCTGAACAGATGGCTTACGACAGACCTTCCTCGAAATTCCTGGCCTTTCTAGAGAAACACTTTGAACTTAAACACAGTGTGCCTCAG GTGAACAACTTTGTGGTGTTTGAGAGCTTCTTCAGGAACAGATCAG GCGCTCCTTCCTCCCCTGTGACGGATCAGGGGATGTACGGCTTTTT CGGCCCAGTCGAGAAAAGCGCCTCCAAAAAAGCTAGAGGGAGAGATCAAACCGTATTCACTAATGGAGAGAGAGG CTGTGAGAGAGGAGCAGAAGGCCCTCCCGTGGCCGTTCACCCGCTCCACGGCCGTTCCTCAGTCTCCTCCTCTGGTGGCATCCTCCCCGTACGCTCGCTCCCTGAGCGTGGGCTCGTCCCCCAGCCACACTCCTCGTCCTCAGCCGCACATTCCTCCCCACCTGGCCGACAATTGCAGGACAAAACGCACCAG CACTCAGGGTTTGGTTGCCAGAAACAACCTTTACAGTCGCCATGTGAACAGTCGAGGCCTGGGGCTCTTAATGGCTGA
- the atat1 gene encoding alpha-tubulin N-acetyltransferase 1 isoform X4, with protein MDFPFDLNSLFPERISVLDQNLCCAARKSHGRPDAQNQTATVIDELGKASAKAQKLPVPITSAAKLQANRHHLYLLKDRERNGSRGVAVGYLKVGYKKLFLLDQRGAHVETEPLCVLDFYVTESLQRHGYGLELFHFMLQHKKVEPEQMAYDRPSSKFLAFLEKHFELKHSVPQVNNFVVFESFFRNRSAAQSRKAPPKKLEGEIKPYSLMEREAVREEQKALPWPFTRSTAVPQSPPLVASSPYARSLSVGSSPSHTPRPQPHIPPHLADNCRTKRTSSLNRSQLGFH; from the exons ATGGATTTCCCTTTCGACCTGAACTCTCTCTTCCCGGAGAGGATCTCAGTGCTGGATCAAAATCTCTGTTGTGCTGCCCGGAAATCTCATGGAAG acCCGACGCCCAGAATCAGACTGCCACTGTAATTGATGAATTAGGAAAAGCCTCAGCCAAG GCCCAGAAGCTGCCTGTGCCGATAACGAGTGCGGCAAAGCTTCAGGCCAATAGACATCACCTTTACCTGCTGAAGGACAGAGAACGTAACGG GAGCCGTGGAGTTGCAGTAGGATACCTGAAGGTCGGATACAAGAAGCTCTTTCTGCTT GACCAGCGGGGGGCGCATGTGGAGACCGAGCCCTTGTGTGTGCTGGATTTTTATGTGACCGAGAGCCTGCAGAGACACGGATACGGGCTGGAGCTGTTCCACTTCATGCTGCAA CACAAGAAGGTGGAGCCTGAACAGATGGCTTACGACAGACCTTCCTCGAAATTCCTGGCCTTTCTAGAGAAACACTTTGAACTTAAACACAGTGTGCCTCAG GTGAACAACTTTGTGGTGTTTGAGAGCTTCTTCAGGAACAGATCAG CGGCCCAGTCGAGAAAAGCGCCTCCAAAAAAGCTAGAGGGAGAGATCAAACCGTATTCACTAATGGAGAGAGAGG CTGTGAGAGAGGAGCAGAAGGCCCTCCCGTGGCCGTTCACCCGCTCCACGGCCGTTCCTCAGTCTCCTCCTCTGGTGGCATCCTCCCCGTACGCTCGCTCCCTGAGCGTGGGCTCGTCCCCCAGCCACACTCCTCGTCCTCAGCCGCACATTCCTCCCCACCTGGCCGACAATTGCAGGACAAAACGCACCAG TTCTCTAAATAGATCTCAGCTCGGCTTCCATTGA
- the atat1 gene encoding alpha-tubulin N-acetyltransferase 1 isoform X3, with protein sequence MDFPFDLNSLFPERISVLDQNLCCAARKSHGRPDAQNQTATVIDELGKASAKAQKLPVPITSAAKLQANRHHLYLLKDRERNGSRGVAVGYLKVGYKKLFLLDQRGAHVETEPLCVLDFYVTESLQRHGYGLELFHFMLQHKKVEPEQMAYDRPSSKFLAFLEKHFELKHSVPQVNNFVVFESFFRNRSGAPSSPVTDQGMYGFFGPVEKSASKKARGRDQTVFTNGERGCERGAEGPPVAVHPLHGRSSVSSSGGILPVRSLPERGLVPQPHSSSSAAHSSPPGRQLQDKTHQFSK encoded by the exons ATGGATTTCCCTTTCGACCTGAACTCTCTCTTCCCGGAGAGGATCTCAGTGCTGGATCAAAATCTCTGTTGTGCTGCCCGGAAATCTCATGGAAG acCCGACGCCCAGAATCAGACTGCCACTGTAATTGATGAATTAGGAAAAGCCTCAGCCAAG GCCCAGAAGCTGCCTGTGCCGATAACGAGTGCGGCAAAGCTTCAGGCCAATAGACATCACCTTTACCTGCTGAAGGACAGAGAACGTAACGG GAGCCGTGGAGTTGCAGTAGGATACCTGAAGGTCGGATACAAGAAGCTCTTTCTGCTT GACCAGCGGGGGGCGCATGTGGAGACCGAGCCCTTGTGTGTGCTGGATTTTTATGTGACCGAGAGCCTGCAGAGACACGGATACGGGCTGGAGCTGTTCCACTTCATGCTGCAA CACAAGAAGGTGGAGCCTGAACAGATGGCTTACGACAGACCTTCCTCGAAATTCCTGGCCTTTCTAGAGAAACACTTTGAACTTAAACACAGTGTGCCTCAG GTGAACAACTTTGTGGTGTTTGAGAGCTTCTTCAGGAACAGATCAG GCGCTCCTTCCTCCCCTGTGACGGATCAGGGGATGTACGGCTTTTT CGGCCCAGTCGAGAAAAGCGCCTCCAAAAAAGCTAGAGGGAGAGATCAAACCGTATTCACTAATGGAGAGAGAGG CTGTGAGAGAGGAGCAGAAGGCCCTCCCGTGGCCGTTCACCCGCTCCACGGCCGTTCCTCAGTCTCCTCCTCTGGTGGCATCCTCCCCGTACGCTCGCTCCCTGAGCGTGGGCTCGTCCCCCAGCCACACTCCTCGTCCTCAGCCGCACATTCCTCCCCACCTGGCCGACAATTGCAGGACAAAACGCACCAG TTCTCTAAATAG